A single genomic interval of Pseudomonadales bacterium harbors:
- a CDS encoding dUTP diphosphatase yields the protein MLQQLTTMLEMQDRMNRKVHPDWIAQRFAWYRALWIECGELIEHYGYKWWKHQQPAWEHVRLEIVDIWHFGMSMRFDGSNTPTTIAAAMLEELRAESPRSLELCEAVEALAASALVERRFAIGHFWSLLQAAEMNLDELFVAYVGKNVLNFFRQDHGYQQGTYRKSWQGREDNEHLYELLGTLDAGRPDYEVALYRALAQRYAATLAANT from the coding sequence ATGCTGCAACAGTTGACGACGATGCTCGAAATGCAGGACCGCATGAACCGCAAGGTCCATCCGGACTGGATCGCACAGCGTTTTGCATGGTATCGCGCGCTGTGGATCGAGTGCGGCGAACTCATCGAGCACTACGGCTACAAGTGGTGGAAGCACCAGCAGCCGGCCTGGGAACATGTGCGACTCGAGATCGTCGATATCTGGCATTTCGGGATGAGCATGCGCTTCGATGGCAGCAACACGCCGACCACGATCGCCGCAGCAATGCTCGAGGAACTGCGTGCCGAGTCGCCTCGCTCGCTGGAGCTGTGCGAAGCGGTCGAGGCGCTCGCCGCCAGCGCTCTGGTCGAACGCCGTTTCGCGATCGGTCATTTCTGGTCGCTGCTGCAGGCTGCCGAAATGAACCTCGATGAACTCTTCGTCGCCTACGTCGGCAAGAACGTACTGAATTTCTTCCGTCAGGATCACGGCTACCAGCAGGGCACTTATCGTAAGTCCTGGCAGGGTCGCGAGGACAACGAACACCTTTACGAGTTGCTCGGTACACTCGATGCCGGACGCCCGGACTACGAGGTGGCGCTTTACCGTGCGTTGGCGCAACGCTACGCCGCAACGCTTGCGGCAAACACCTGA
- the imuA gene encoding translesion DNA synthesis-associated protein ImuA, which produces MNPLLQALLARPDVWQASHPRPSDPEPTGATVLPSGHASLDAVLYRGGWPRAALTELLGSTWGIGEIQLLAPLLARCSSGTRRLFFLDPPHLPYAPALSTHGIRLEAALLVQSGSGNDALWCAEQILRSGAASCLLAWLPEARLANYATLRRLQLAAQAGDVTAFMFRPPRAAREPSPAALRITLRAAGAHLELAILKQRGGRSGQQLVLARDAALLQ; this is translated from the coding sequence ATGAATCCTCTGCTCCAGGCACTGCTCGCCCGTCCCGACGTGTGGCAGGCGTCGCACCCCCGCCCGTCCGATCCGGAGCCGACGGGCGCAACGGTGCTGCCCAGCGGTCACGCCTCACTCGATGCGGTGCTGTACCGCGGCGGCTGGCCGCGTGCGGCACTCACCGAACTGCTGGGCAGCACCTGGGGTATCGGCGAGATCCAGCTCCTCGCACCACTGCTGGCACGTTGCAGCAGCGGAACACGGCGACTGTTCTTTCTGGATCCACCTCACCTGCCGTATGCACCGGCGCTGTCCACGCACGGCATCCGGCTGGAAGCTGCACTGCTGGTGCAGTCTGGATCCGGCAACGACGCATTGTGGTGCGCAGAACAGATCCTGCGCTCCGGAGCGGCATCGTGCCTGCTGGCATGGCTGCCCGAGGCGCGACTCGCGAATTACGCCACCCTGCGCCGACTGCAGCTTGCCGCGCAGGCCGGCGATGTCACAGCGTTCATGTTCCGGCCACCACGGGCGGCGCGCGAACCCTCACCGGCCGCACTGCGGATCACGCTGCGTGCCGCCGGCGCACATCTCGAACTCGCCATCCTGAAGCAACGCGGCGGACGATCCGGGCAGCAGCTCGTGCTCGCACGTGATGCGGCGCTGCTGCAATGA
- a CDS encoding DNA polymerase Y family protein — MLWLHLEFPLLALELFTRDLPADERPLAVVEQQRVLCHDARAGTCGVRAGISISTARALCPSLRTIEHQPTHEAAALLELADWSHRFTSLSSRVPPTGLLLEVGASLRLFGGPASLLQQVEEQLRERGYTHRSGLAPTPAGAGLLARAQPCSHVDIPHWCVNGDLAAFRTCLDALPLGLLELAESQHQRLRRMGFKRIGELLALPRAALGKRFGNEFLQRLARLAGELADPRPAHRPREFFLAERAFPEPLHHCAALLFPMQRMLRELGDFLERRQAHCQRLLWQLRDGSGQTLELALACSLQRHDHAALLELTRLRLDSVRFAGTVESLTLSCRDFVPTPQHNATLFGAAGQNETHAALAALLDRLALRLGEKHVIGLGLADAHLPELAWCAAHQGNSVHSASPPPGQRPTWLLYEPQPLAGDTRDLRCDGRRLQLLRGPERIETGWWSREARRDYFVARREHDGALCWIFRDCRNQRWFLQGFFG; from the coding sequence ATGCTCTGGCTGCACCTCGAATTTCCACTGCTGGCACTCGAGCTCTTCACACGCGATCTTCCCGCGGACGAACGCCCGCTGGCCGTGGTCGAACAGCAACGCGTGCTGTGCCACGACGCTCGCGCAGGCACCTGCGGAGTCCGCGCAGGAATCTCGATCAGTACCGCACGGGCGCTGTGCCCCTCATTGCGCACCATCGAGCACCAGCCCACACACGAAGCGGCAGCATTGCTCGAGCTGGCCGACTGGAGTCACCGTTTCACCTCGCTGTCGAGTCGTGTCCCACCCACCGGACTGCTGCTCGAAGTGGGCGCCAGTCTGCGCCTGTTCGGTGGCCCTGCGTCATTGCTGCAGCAGGTGGAGGAGCAACTGCGCGAGCGCGGCTACACGCACCGCAGCGGCCTTGCACCAACTCCGGCCGGTGCCGGATTGCTGGCACGTGCGCAGCCCTGCAGCCACGTCGACATTCCGCACTGGTGCGTGAACGGCGATCTCGCGGCTTTCCGCACCTGTCTGGATGCGTTGCCACTGGGGCTGCTCGAGCTGGCGGAATCGCAACACCAGCGCCTGCGCAGAATGGGTTTCAAGCGCATCGGCGAACTTCTCGCGCTACCGCGTGCAGCGCTCGGCAAACGCTTCGGGAACGAATTCCTGCAGCGTCTGGCACGTCTTGCAGGAGAACTCGCCGACCCGCGACCAGCGCACCGTCCTCGTGAGTTCTTTCTTGCCGAGCGCGCGTTCCCCGAGCCGCTGCACCACTGCGCGGCGCTGCTGTTTCCGATGCAGCGCATGCTGCGCGAACTCGGCGACTTTCTCGAACGTCGCCAGGCCCACTGCCAACGCCTGCTGTGGCAACTGCGTGACGGCTCGGGCCAGACGCTGGAGCTCGCACTCGCCTGTTCGCTGCAACGGCACGATCACGCCGCCCTTCTCGAGCTCACGCGCCTGCGACTCGACAGCGTACGCTTCGCCGGGACGGTGGAATCGCTGACCCTGTCGTGTCGGGATTTCGTGCCCACACCGCAGCACAACGCCACACTGTTCGGTGCAGCCGGGCAAAACGAAACTCATGCGGCGCTTGCCGCACTGCTCGATCGGCTCGCACTGCGATTGGGAGAGAAGCACGTCATCGGGCTTGGTCTCGCTGACGCCCATCTGCCGGAACTGGCATGGTGCGCCGCACACCAGGGCAACAGCGTCCACTCCGCATCGCCACCGCCCGGACAACGCCCAACGTGGTTGCTGTACGAACCGCAACCACTGGCTGGCGACACTCGCGACCTGCGTTGCGATGGTCGCCGGCTGCAACTGCTGCGCGGACCTGAACGCATCGAGACCGGGTGGTGGAGCAGGGAAGCGCGTCGTGATTACTTCGTCGCCCGGCGCGAGCACGACGGCGCACTGTGCTGGATATTCCGCGACTGCAGGAACCAGCGCTGGTTCCTGCAGGGTTTCTTCGGCTGA
- a CDS encoding response regulator has translation MRLSIRSIMLLTILVPMLLPSLALSVWHTTLRVRDARAGLIARGEHDVRYLADAGSLALMVGDVETLRRLAASNLSEGDTVAARLFLDADGRLLAAAGNAREVARLQRCAGSGGCRDEASRYVFTRTVQFGSGSSASNTELGGPTVVSPQPVGTVLLSLDPRRLGVIQRAMLRDGALITFGALLVAWLATARFSRRLTIPMQHLSTVVARIQNGELGTRTVPSGSGELRELEQGINAMADRVEASSLELNRRVDEATIELSLTLIEREQRNRALDIALERAESAARAKDLFLARMSHELRTPLATVTGYARLMQQSRSEAQRADFYRTLEQASQILVATVDDILTFVKLEEGSLRFEQREFDLEACIEDVVRMQAPAAHAKRLDIVCHVVTGLPCCVIGDSLRLSQVLTNLISNAIKFTPVGSVTVQAGIEDDAMLRVVVVDTGIGIASEAVPQLFRPFVQGDESVTRRFGGSGLGLSIAASLVRALGGQIDLQSHPGEGTRVTVRLPLALPGCGAAAAVPLPRLRVALASSPGNPHLVALRDYLGDCFELREFVDARALSVVVAGTDAWVPDLCLLLGESQTEACEDVLPASVSLVQLQRIEAVADVDAARSRHCHNVVSLPLRRRELLAACLQGSGNAGRVVVSRCGEFSDDGERALASHCLVVEDNALNLRMIATQLRTLGVRVSEARSGAAALELLERQHPDVMLADVHMPGMDGVALAGCVRDRFPALPVYALTANVIGSEEHALAEAGVRAVLYKPLDIARLLDVLACHARADRGWRVVSRAGIADAEVVQEIARLFDATCSAAEAGERSVAVDIAHQLLGVARMFTEGELAGCCLDLERALRAPDDDPVRQEIENLAILVRKTGPY, from the coding sequence ATGAGGCTCAGTATCCGTTCGATCATGCTGCTGACGATCCTCGTCCCGATGCTGCTGCCCTCGCTGGCGCTCAGCGTGTGGCACACCACATTGCGGGTGCGTGATGCCCGTGCCGGGCTGATTGCGCGCGGCGAGCACGATGTGCGCTACCTGGCCGACGCCGGTTCGTTGGCGCTGATGGTCGGTGACGTCGAGACGTTGCGGCGGCTCGCCGCGAGCAACCTGAGCGAAGGGGACACGGTCGCGGCAAGGCTGTTTCTTGATGCCGACGGGCGGCTGCTTGCTGCGGCCGGCAATGCGCGCGAAGTCGCCAGGCTGCAGCGCTGCGCCGGCAGCGGGGGTTGTCGCGACGAGGCATCGCGCTACGTATTCACGCGCACGGTGCAGTTCGGCTCCGGTTCGTCCGCCAGCAATACGGAACTCGGTGGCCCGACCGTCGTGTCTCCGCAGCCGGTCGGCACGGTGTTGCTGTCGCTGGACCCGCGACGCCTGGGCGTGATCCAGCGTGCGATGCTGCGCGATGGCGCGTTGATCACCTTCGGCGCCCTGCTGGTTGCCTGGCTGGCGACTGCGCGCTTCTCGCGCCGCCTGACCATACCGATGCAGCATCTGTCGACGGTGGTGGCGCGGATCCAGAACGGTGAACTCGGTACGCGCACGGTTCCATCGGGGTCCGGTGAACTGCGCGAACTCGAACAGGGAATCAATGCGATGGCAGATCGGGTCGAGGCATCCAGCCTCGAGTTGAACCGACGTGTCGACGAGGCGACGATCGAGTTGTCGCTGACATTGATCGAGCGTGAACAGCGCAACCGCGCGCTCGACATCGCGCTGGAGCGGGCAGAGTCGGCCGCGCGTGCCAAGGATCTGTTCCTGGCGCGCATGAGTCATGAGCTGCGCACACCGCTGGCCACCGTCACCGGCTATGCGCGGCTGATGCAGCAATCACGCAGCGAGGCACAGCGCGCGGATTTCTATCGCACACTCGAACAGGCATCGCAGATCCTGGTCGCGACGGTCGACGACATCCTCACCTTCGTCAAGCTGGAAGAGGGTTCGCTGCGATTCGAGCAACGCGAGTTCGACCTCGAGGCATGCATCGAGGACGTGGTCCGGATGCAGGCACCGGCGGCTCATGCCAAGAGACTCGACATCGTGTGCCACGTCGTCACCGGATTGCCGTGTTGCGTGATCGGCGATTCGCTGCGCCTGTCGCAGGTGCTCACGAACCTGATCAGCAACGCGATCAAGTTCACCCCGGTGGGCAGCGTGACCGTGCAGGCAGGCATCGAGGACGACGCCATGCTGCGTGTGGTGGTGGTCGACACGGGCATCGGCATCGCATCCGAGGCAGTACCGCAACTGTTCCGTCCGTTCGTGCAAGGTGACGAGAGCGTGACGCGGCGCTTCGGCGGCAGCGGCCTGGGTCTGTCGATTGCCGCGAGCCTGGTGCGCGCACTCGGCGGGCAGATCGATCTGCAGAGCCATCCGGGCGAGGGGACCCGGGTCACGGTGCGCTTGCCGCTCGCGCTGCCGGGATGCGGTGCAGCCGCAGCGGTACCGCTGCCGCGTCTGCGCGTGGCGCTGGCAAGCAGTCCTGGCAACCCGCACCTCGTGGCGCTGCGTGATTACCTCGGTGATTGCTTCGAGTTGCGGGAATTCGTCGACGCTCGTGCGCTGTCCGTGGTCGTTGCGGGAACGGATGCATGGGTGCCGGATCTGTGCCTGTTGCTCGGCGAGTCGCAGACCGAGGCGTGCGAGGACGTGCTGCCGGCATCCGTTTCGCTGGTGCAACTGCAGCGGATCGAAGCCGTTGCCGATGTCGATGCTGCCCGCAGCCGTCATTGCCACAATGTGGTGTCGCTGCCGTTGCGGCGTCGCGAACTGCTTGCTGCGTGTCTGCAGGGCAGCGGCAATGCCGGTCGCGTCGTCGTGAGCCGTTGCGGTGAGTTTTCGGATGATGGCGAGCGTGCACTGGCCTCGCATTGCCTGGTGGTGGAGGACAACGCGCTGAACCTGCGCATGATCGCCACGCAGTTGCGCACGCTTGGCGTGCGTGTCAGCGAGGCTCGAAGTGGTGCCGCAGCGCTGGAACTGCTCGAGCGGCAGCACCCGGACGTGATGCTCGCCGACGTGCATATGCCGGGTATGGACGGAGTGGCTCTCGCAGGCTGCGTGCGCGATCGCTTTCCCGCGCTGCCGGTCTATGCGTTGACCGCGAACGTGATCGGGAGCGAGGAGCACGCACTTGCCGAGGCTGGAGTGCGTGCCGTGCTCTACAAGCCGCTCGATATTGCGCGGTTGCTCGATGTGCTCGCCTGCCATGCCCGGGCCGATCGTGGATGGCGGGTGGTGAGCCGTGCAGGCATCGCAGATGCCGAGGTGGTGCAGGAGATTGCCCGGCTGTTCGACGCGACGTGCAGCGCGGCGGAGGCGGGCGAGCGATCGGTGGCGGTCGACATCGCGCATCAGTTGCTTGGTGTGGCACGGATGTTCACCGAGGGCGAGCTTGCGGGTTGCTGCCTGGATCTGGAGCGGGCGCTGCGCGCACCGGATGACGATCCCGTGCGGCAGGAAATCGAGAACCTCGCCATCCTCGTGCGCAAGACCGGACCGTACTGA
- a CDS encoding YdbH domain-containing protein: MRSLRARPARSLLWRGATVIVAVLLAALVLTLWLRAHPERILTALNAWLPGSVRVLEVRGPGASATGGRIERLRLELNGATLTIDDARWYWGLDSLRPLRFAPRSLTIARFEARLPPENDQARITEPLLPRFWTTAWWPALGQSDLTVERLLLRRHDSTELLSGRLMFADGGNAGSARLRIPQRGAAQLQWQPASDTPHAWHVDWSTDVQAPVHGVAELLADPLTGAIAWKLHAYLQTPGAIAGVRELQLDANGNADPFDAASALLVARMQADVTLDTPSAATRVRCTGGLSAAQSFATAITLDTCDGHFGDAGIVLRLPLLLALDADGSPQSLSSSGGTLQLDRLPIDLWEVQKLRLGAPATTLWQSGSTGLATPAIGLALRLAHASNDIHIGIDGHLDAAHVDPASPRVNLRATLRASHGALQLQPLELHTALAMAAGVFSTDGALQHATVGHLLDWHIAYTNASTALEGKLSLDSRDWRWGDGLLRALLGTRQPPFAADLRSGRLRMTARLDGRVARPRVRIEATADDLGGTIGRAAFVGLGCAPLSLTWESSRLRLHDDIDCSARSVNAGVTLDTLHLTLQQTAEGWRLRDAGAQLMGGSIAIAAADITGSGPIVATANIRGIDLARVEALLDDPALTLTGRLDGELPFTLQDGVPILRAGKVHSSGPGVIRYRPPTPPAQESTELALTRKALSNLEFDSVDATLDYGADGALTVGAAIRGRNPDLDAQRPVHLNLTLETNLRTLMQSLSAGERVNAWLEQHL, encoded by the coding sequence ATGCGCTCACTGCGGGCCCGCCCGGCACGATCGCTCCTGTGGCGCGGCGCCACCGTCATCGTTGCCGTGCTGCTGGCAGCGCTGGTGCTGACGCTGTGGCTGCGCGCACACCCGGAGCGGATTCTCACGGCCCTGAACGCCTGGCTGCCGGGTAGTGTACGGGTGCTCGAGGTTCGCGGACCCGGCGCCTCGGCAACCGGTGGCCGCATCGAACGTCTGCGACTCGAGCTCAACGGCGCAACGCTGACGATCGACGATGCACGCTGGTACTGGGGTCTCGACAGCCTGCGTCCGCTGCGCTTCGCACCACGTTCACTCACGATCGCACGCTTCGAGGCACGACTCCCGCCGGAGAATGACCAGGCACGGATCACCGAGCCACTGCTCCCGCGCTTCTGGACCACCGCATGGTGGCCGGCACTCGGGCAGTCCGACCTCACGGTCGAGCGGCTGCTGTTGCGCCGCCACGACAGCACGGAACTGCTGTCGGGCAGACTCATGTTCGCCGACGGCGGCAACGCCGGCAGCGCACGGCTGCGCATCCCGCAGCGCGGCGCAGCACAACTGCAGTGGCAACCGGCAAGCGACACCCCGCACGCCTGGCACGTCGACTGGAGCACCGATGTGCAGGCACCAGTACACGGTGTGGCGGAACTGCTCGCAGACCCGCTCACGGGTGCGATTGCATGGAAGCTCCACGCCTATCTGCAGACGCCTGGAGCAATCGCCGGAGTGCGTGAGCTGCAACTGGACGCCAACGGCAACGCCGATCCGTTCGATGCAGCGAGTGCGCTGCTCGTGGCACGCATGCAGGCAGACGTCACGCTGGACACGCCGTCGGCGGCGACTCGCGTGCGCTGCACGGGTGGACTCAGTGCAGCGCAGTCGTTCGCGACTGCGATCACACTCGACACGTGTGACGGACACTTCGGCGATGCCGGCATCGTGCTTCGACTGCCACTGCTGCTGGCACTGGATGCTGACGGGTCACCGCAATCGCTGAGCAGCAGCGGAGGAACGCTGCAACTCGACAGGCTGCCGATCGACCTGTGGGAGGTGCAGAAGCTACGCCTCGGTGCGCCCGCAACGACGCTATGGCAGAGCGGTTCGACAGGACTCGCGACTCCGGCGATCGGACTCGCACTGCGCCTTGCACACGCGTCCAATGACATTCACATCGGCATCGACGGCCATCTGGATGCGGCGCACGTTGACCCGGCCAGCCCACGCGTGAATCTACGGGCCACACTGCGCGCAAGCCATGGCGCTCTGCAGCTGCAGCCGCTCGAACTGCACACGGCGCTGGCAATGGCCGCCGGCGTGTTCAGCACCGACGGTGCGCTGCAGCACGCGACGGTCGGCCATCTGCTCGACTGGCATATCGCCTACACGAACGCCAGCACCGCACTGGAAGGCAAGCTGTCGCTCGATTCGCGTGACTGGCGCTGGGGAGACGGCCTGCTGCGCGCGCTGCTCGGCACCCGACAGCCACCATTTGCGGCCGATCTGCGCAGCGGGCGCCTGCGCATGACCGCACGTCTCGATGGCCGCGTCGCAAGGCCACGCGTGCGTATCGAAGCGACCGCCGACGATCTCGGCGGAACCATCGGCCGCGCGGCTTTCGTCGGTCTCGGCTGCGCACCCCTGAGTCTCACATGGGAATCCTCGCGCCTGCGGCTGCACGACGACATCGACTGCAGTGCACGCAGCGTGAATGCCGGCGTCACGCTCGACACACTGCATCTGACGCTGCAGCAGACGGCTGAGGGCTGGCGGCTGCGCGACGCCGGCGCGCAACTGATGGGCGGCAGCATCGCGATTGCAGCGGCCGACATCACGGGAAGCGGCCCGATCGTCGCCACTGCGAACATCCGCGGAATCGATCTCGCACGCGTCGAGGCACTGCTCGACGATCCTGCCCTGACGCTCACCGGAAGACTGGACGGCGAGCTGCCGTTCACGCTGCAGGACGGTGTGCCGATCCTGCGTGCAGGCAAGGTGCACAGCAGCGGTCCCGGCGTGATCCGCTACCGCCCACCGACCCCGCCCGCACAGGAGTCGACCGAACTCGCACTGACACGCAAGGCGTTGTCGAACCTCGAGTTCGACTCCGTGGACGCAACGCTGGACTACGGTGCCGATGGTGCACTGACGGTCGGCGCCGCGATCCGTGGCCGCAACCCGGACCTGGACGCACAGCGTCCGGTGCATCTGAATTTGACACTGGAGACCAACTTGCGCACCCTGATGCAAAGCCTGAGCGCCGGTGAGCGCGTCAATGCCTGGCTGGAACAACACCTGTAG
- a CDS encoding YnbE family lipoprotein has protein sequence MRLRHTIPLLWLLATIGCTPTVKVEAPDKPITINLNVKIEHEIRVKVDRELDDLFKEDKGLF, from the coding sequence ATGCGATTGCGCCACACGATCCCGTTGCTCTGGCTGCTGGCCACGATCGGCTGCACCCCGACGGTCAAGGTCGAGGCCCCGGACAAGCCGATCACGATCAACCTCAACGTGAAGATCGAACACGAGATCCGCGTGAAGGTGGATCGTGAACTCGACGACCTGTTCAAGGAAGACAAGGGGCTGTTCTGA
- a CDS encoding YdbL family protein: MRKLLKTLLASAAIVASAAAFALDIQEAKNAGWIGELRDGYVGLVSPSAPAQARALVNEINAARRDNYRAIATRTGADLRSVELLAAEKALQKTSPGHYVQAQDGSWVKK; encoded by the coding sequence ATGAGAAAGCTGCTGAAGACCCTGCTTGCAAGCGCGGCAATAGTTGCCAGCGCTGCGGCATTCGCACTCGACATCCAGGAGGCCAAGAACGCCGGCTGGATCGGTGAGCTGCGCGACGGTTACGTGGGGCTGGTCAGTCCATCGGCACCCGCGCAGGCGCGCGCACTGGTCAACGAAATCAACGCTGCACGACGCGACAATTATCGCGCGATTGCCACACGCACCGGTGCCGACCTGCGTTCCGTCGAACTGCTGGCTGCCGAAAAGGCGTTGCAGAAAACCTCACCCGGACATTACGTGCAGGCGCAAGACGGCAGCTGGGTCAAGAAATGA
- a CDS encoding NADP-dependent malic enzyme yields MEDSFRESSIRYHTHPTPGKLAIQPTKPLANKRDLSRAYSPGVAYACELIENDPAQAAAVTARGNLVAVVTNGTAVLGLGDIGPLAGKPVMEGKAVLFKKFANIDVFDIEIEEKDADRLVDIIASLEPTFGGINLEDIKAPECFIVEQKLRERMKIPVFHDDQHGTAIVAAAAVYNGLRIVNKRIEDVKVVVSGSGAASIACVDLLVSMRLDPANVTLVDRSGVVYQGRTEGMNPWKQKYARHTTLRTLDEALDGADIFMGLSGPGVLKAQSVKKMAHQPLILAMANPVPEIMPDEALAVRPDAILATGRSDFPNQVNNVLCFPFIFRGALDCGASTINDEMKAAAVRAIAGLAEKEVPHEVAQAYSGETLKFGPEYLIPKPFDPRLIEDVPLAVVKAAMASGVASRPIADLDKYRRHLHGFSNRSGLFMQPCIDVAREHRARIVYAEGENEDVLLAVQSVIDEGVALPILIGRPEVIRTQIDRLSMHIDIGRDVQIVNPEEADSHPEYWQSYHRIVGRQGVSVEAAQTAMRTQASALAAVLVARDEADGLICGKVGAFADHLRTVRGVLAGGDDQQHVSSLCALLLPEGPLFIADAFITVDPTVEQVVETTCASIEMVRHFGITPRVALLAHSNFGTSQAPSAIKMRQAAQILRERMPNVEIDGEMHSFTALNEAIRKTTLQESRLSDNANLLIMPNIDSANITLGMIRALTDSLLVGPLFTGFAKPAHVVIPSVTSRGIFNMSAFTSAEIHRLRERNT; encoded by the coding sequence ATGGAAGATTCCTTCCGCGAGAGTTCGATCCGTTACCACACCCATCCCACACCAGGCAAGCTGGCCATCCAGCCGACCAAGCCACTGGCCAACAAGCGTGACCTTTCGCGCGCCTATTCGCCGGGTGTCGCCTATGCCTGCGAACTGATCGAAAACGATCCTGCCCAGGCTGCTGCGGTGACGGCTCGCGGCAATCTGGTCGCCGTCGTGACCAACGGTACCGCGGTACTCGGACTCGGAGACATCGGTCCGCTCGCCGGCAAACCGGTGATGGAAGGCAAGGCGGTGCTGTTCAAGAAGTTTGCCAACATCGATGTCTTCGATATCGAGATCGAGGAAAAGGACGCCGACCGGCTGGTCGACATCATCGCCTCGCTCGAACCGACCTTCGGCGGCATCAATCTCGAGGACATCAAGGCGCCGGAGTGCTTCATCGTCGAGCAGAAGCTGCGCGAGCGCATGAAGATTCCGGTCTTCCACGACGACCAGCACGGCACGGCGATCGTGGCGGCTGCAGCGGTCTACAACGGTCTGCGCATCGTGAACAAGCGCATCGAGGACGTGAAGGTGGTCGTCTCGGGGAGCGGAGCTGCCAGCATCGCCTGCGTCGATCTGCTCGTATCCATGAGACTCGATCCGGCCAACGTGACGCTGGTCGATCGCTCCGGCGTGGTCTATCAAGGTCGCACCGAGGGCATGAACCCGTGGAAGCAGAAGTACGCACGGCACACCACGCTGCGTACGCTCGACGAGGCGCTCGACGGTGCCGACATCTTCATGGGATTGTCCGGACCCGGCGTCCTGAAAGCCCAATCGGTGAAGAAGATGGCACACCAGCCGCTGATCCTGGCCATGGCAAACCCTGTCCCGGAAATCATGCCGGACGAAGCGCTGGCGGTGCGCCCGGACGCCATCCTGGCGACCGGACGCTCGGATTTTCCAAACCAGGTGAACAACGTCCTGTGCTTCCCGTTCATCTTCCGTGGCGCGCTCGATTGCGGCGCAAGCACGATCAACGACGAAATGAAGGCAGCCGCCGTAAGGGCGATCGCCGGCCTGGCCGAAAAGGAAGTACCCCACGAAGTGGCACAGGCCTACAGTGGCGAGACACTGAAGTTCGGCCCCGAATACCTGATCCCCAAGCCCTTCGACCCCCGGCTGATCGAAGACGTGCCGCTGGCGGTGGTAAAAGCTGCGATGGCAAGCGGCGTGGCCTCACGACCGATTGCCGATCTCGACAAGTACCGTCGGCACCTGCATGGCTTCTCGAACCGTTCCGGGCTGTTCATGCAGCCGTGCATCGACGTGGCACGTGAACACCGCGCCCGCATCGTCTATGCCGAAGGCGAGAACGAGGACGTACTGCTGGCCGTGCAATCGGTGATCGACGAGGGTGTTGCCCTGCCGATCCTGATCGGGCGTCCCGAAGTGATCCGCACACAGATCGACAGGCTGTCGATGCACATCGATATCGGTCGCGATGTGCAGATCGTCAATCCCGAGGAAGCCGACAGCCACCCCGAGTACTGGCAGTCCTACCACCGGATCGTCGGGCGCCAGGGCGTTTCGGTCGAGGCGGCACAGACCGCGATGCGCACCCAGGCCTCGGCGCTGGCAGCGGTTCTGGTCGCACGTGACGAGGCCGATGGGCTGATCTGTGGCAAGGTCGGCGCGTTTGCCGATCATCTGCGCACGGTTCGCGGTGTGCTGGCCGGTGGCGATGACCAGCAGCACGTCTCGTCGTTGTGCGCGCTGCTGCTGCCCGAAGGACCGTTGTTCATCGCCGATGCGTTCATCACCGTCGACCCTACGGTCGAGCAGGTGGTCGAAACGACATGCGCCAGCATCGAAATGGTGCGCCACTTTGGCATCACGCCACGCGTCGCGCTGCTCGCACACTCGAATTTCGGCACCTCGCAGGCGCCATCGGCGATCAAGATGCGGCAGGCAGCGCAGATCCTGCGCGAACGGATGCCGAATGTGGAAATCGATGGCGAGATGCACTCGTTCACCGCGCTGAACGAAGCGATCCGCAAGACGACCCTGCAGGAATCCAGGCTGAGCGACAATGCAAACCTGCTGATCATGCCGAACATCGACTCGGCCAACATCACGCTGGGCATGATCCGTGCGCTGACCGATTCGCTGTTGGTCGGCCCCCTGTTCACCGGCTTTGCCAAACCGGCGCATGTGGTGATTCCTTCGGTGACCTCGCGTGGCATCTTCAACATGAGCGCGTTCACCTCGGCGGAAATCCATCGCTTGCGCGAACGCAACACGTAG